A single genomic interval of Lathyrus oleraceus cultivar Zhongwan6 chromosome 7, CAAS_Psat_ZW6_1.0, whole genome shotgun sequence harbors:
- the LOC127104842 gene encoding uncharacterized protein LOC127104842 has translation MNQMVYDAFRPYGVFSHVNDNIEVEEYTEDEFPNEDAKRFYDKLISFNKPIYEGATQSILSISTQLLEIRSNWHVPQKGLDFVAQMLKSVCPVQKCLPENYYQATQLVSKLGLKVEKIDCCKNGCMLYYKDDNNLSECKFCNAPRFIPRKTGMGKYKDILVKRMFYFPIIPRLQRLYASTESASEMRWHHMNKNSSNILRHPSDGKAWKHFDSVYPDFSREPRNVRLGLCSDGFTPYIQASASPYSCWPIIVTPYNLPPEMCMTKPYLFLACLIPGPKNPKLKIDVYLQPLIDDLHRLWSDGILTYDISTKQNFIMKACLMWTINDFPAYGMLSGWGTQGKLACPHCMEHTDAFTLKSGHKNSWFDCHRRFLPSNHSFRRSKRSFLKNRVVTNEPPPISTGKDIWAVISNFPKVTEIGWEAKWKEFEGYGVDHNWKKRSIFWDLPYWKDNLLRHNLDVMHIEKNVFDNIFNTVMNVKDKTKDNEKAREDLAKLCFCGDLELQPLENGKNGKPKASYTLTKSEAKLVCKWLKELRMPDGYASNLSRCANVEKGTVHGMKSHDCHVFMECLLPIAFHSLPDLVWKPLTELSRFFKDLCCNTLRMDDLIKLDENIPIIICKLERIFPPGFFDSMEHLPIHLAKEAILGGPVQYRWMYPFERFMGVSKRAVTNKARVEGSICSDYIHRETNYFCSHYFNSFRLLPTINLSNKPHLDNDDILPTMSILQSGGRPSGKSRKYFLSDKEWKSSHVHVLINCDEVKPYLDIFLENHSLDIEDSSGRIHIEFPIWLKKYVNEETNGVTNQDIIALSRSPASMAISWNMYFINGYKFHTEEWSKGRKTSNYGVHVKGLAEGGNTDFYGIIKHIFELDYFGLKHKIPVFYCEWFDPTRNTGTKVHPQYKTVDIKMDKRYRPYDPFILAQNARQVYYVPYPEMCRDMRGWCAAITTKPRGRVEIDNIEDEVPYQSDGMLPALPNVEIEAISCLRDMSQLDVFEEIFDCSTSEADRGH, from the exons ATGAATCAGATGGTGTATGATGCTTTTAGGCCTTATGGAGTATTCTCTCACGTGAATGATAACATAGAAGTTGAGGAATATACGGAGGATGAGTTTCCCAACGAAGATGCCAAACGATTTTATGACAAGTTGATATCTTTCAACAAGCCCATTTATGAGGGAGCTACCCAATCAATATTATCAATATCTACTCAACTTCTTGAAATTAGGTCTAATTGGCATGTACCACAAAAAGGTTTAGATTTTGTTGCACAAATGCTTAAAAGTGTATGTCCAGTTCAAAAATGCTTGCCCGAGAACTATTACCAAGCAACACAGTTGGTATCTAAGTTAGGGTTAAAGGTTGAGAAGATTGATTGTTGTAAGAATGGTTGTATGTTATATTACAAGGATGATAACAATCTATCAGAGTGCAAATTTTGTAATGCTCCTAGGTTCATTCCTCGCAAGACTGGCATGGGAAAGTACAAAGATATCCTAGTGAAGAGAATGTTCTACTTCCCAATCATTCCCAGATTACAAAGATTGTATGCATCAACTGAGTCGGCAAGTGAAATGAGATGGCATCACATGAACAAAAATAGTTCCAACATCCTTCGCCACCCGTCAGATGGAAAAGCATGGAAACATTTTGATAGTGTATATCCTGACTTTTCTAGGGAACCCAGAAATGTAAGGTTGGGTCTGTGTTCAGATGGTTTTACTCCTTACATTCAAGCGTCTGCTTCTCCATACTCATGTTGGCCAATAATAGTTACTCCGTATAATCTCCCCCCTGAAATGTGCATGACCAAACCATACTTGTTTTTGGCATGCCTCATACCCGGACCTAAAAACCCTAAATTAAAGATAGATGTCTACTTGCAACCATTGATTGATGATCTACATCGATTGTGGTCCGATGGAATATTGACCTATGATATATCTACAAAACAAAACTTCATCATGAAAGCCTGCTTGATGTGgacaattaatgattttccagccTATGGTATGTTATCTGGATGGGGAACACAAGGTAAattggcatgccctcattgtATGGAACACACTGATGCTTTCACCTTGAAAAGTGGCCATAAGAATTCCTGGTTTGACTGTCATCGTCGTTTCTTGCCATCTAATCACTCCTTCAGAAGGAGTAAAAGAAGTTTCCTAAAAAATAGGGTTGTGACCAATGAGCCACCTCCCATTTCCACAGGGAAAGATATATGGGCGGTAATAAGTAATTTTCCAAAAGTTACTGAAATTGGATGGGAGGCGAAATGGAAAGAATTCGAAGGGTATGGAGTGGATCACAATTGGAAAAAGCGAAGTATTTTTTGGGATCTCCCATATTGGAAGGATAACTTGTTAAGGCATAACCTCGATGTGATGCACATAGAAAAAAACGTCTTCGATAATATATTTAATACTGTCATGAATGTTAAGGATAAAACAAAGGATAATGAAAAGGCAAGAGAAGACTTGGCTAAATTATGCTTTTGCGGGGACTTGGAGCTCCAACCCTTAGAAAACGGAAAGAATGGTAAACCAAAGGCTAGTTACACTCTAACCAAATCTGAAGCCAAGTTGGTTTGTAAATGGCTTAAGGAATTGAGAATGCCAGATGGCTATGCTTCAAACCTCAGTAGGTGTGCCAATGTAGAAAAGGGTACGGTGCATGGGATGAAGAGCCATGATTGTCATGTTTTCATGGAATGTTTACTCCCAATTGCATTCCATTCATTGCCAGATTTGGTTTGGAAACCATTAACTGAGCTAAGTCGATTCTTTAAAGATCTTTGTTGCAATACATTGAGGATGGACGACTTAATTAAGTTGGATGAGAATATTCCAATTATCATATGCAAGTTGGAAAGGATTTTTCCACCAGGTTTCTTTGACTCAATGGAGCATCTTCCAATCCATCTTGCCAAAGAAGCAATTCTAGGTGGTCCAGTACAGTACCGATGGATGTATCCATTCGAAAG ATTTATGGGAGTCTCAAAGAGGGCAGTGACAAATAAGGCTAGAGTTGAAGGTTCCATATGCAGTGATTATATACATCGCGAGACAAATTACTTTTGCTCTCATTATTTCAACTCTTTCCGTTTGTTGCCAACCATAAATCTTAGTAACAAACCTCATTTAGACAATGATGACATTCTACCTACAATGTCCATTCTACAAAGTGGCGGTCGACCAAGTGGGAAGTCACGAAAATATTTTCTATCTGATAAGGAATGGAAGTCTTCACATGTGCATGTCTTGATAAATTGTGATGAGGTTAAACCATATCTTGA CATATTCTTAGAGAACCACTCTCTAGATATAGAAGATTCATCTGGGCGCATACATATAGAGTTTCCCATATGGCTGAAGAAATATGTAAATGAGGAGACAAATGGAGTTACTAACCAAGATATAATTGCCTTGTCTCGCAGTCCTGCATCAATGGCCATATCATGGAACATGTATTTTATCAATGGGTACAAGTTTCATACTGAAGAATGGAGCAAAGGTAGAAAAACTAGCAATTATGGTGTGCACGTGAAAGGTCTTGCAGAAGGAGGAAATACTGATTTTTATGGAATAATCAAACATATCTTTGAGCTAGATTACTTTGGTCTGAAGCATAAGATTCCAGTTTTTTATTGTGAATGGTTTGATCCAACAAGGAATACGGGCACAAAGGTTCACCCACAATATAAAACTGTGGATATTAAGATGGATAAACGTTATCGTCCTTATGATCCTTTCATCCTTGCGCAAAATGCAAGACAAGTGTATTATGTCCCATATCCAGAAATGTGTAGAGATATGCGTGGATGGTGTGCGGCAATCACCACAAAACCAAGGGGTCGCGTAGAGATTGACAACATAGAGGATGAAGTACCTTATCAATCTGATGGGATGTTACCGGCGCTACCCAATGTAGAAATTGAAGCAATATCTTGTTTGCGTGACATGTCACAATTAGATGTGTTTGAAGAGATTTTTGATTGCTCTACTAGTGAAGCAGATAGAGGGCATTGA
- the LOC127107750 gene encoding uncharacterized protein LOC127107750: MTKRGGKAKVLAPGKLQEERNRIINKKHIVRKPAQTTLSMQDASSAPTPAQAAPSVQVASSMPTSASKKSSVQAASSMPTPAQEASSVQVASSMPTSASKKSCVQAASLMPTPAQAASSVQAASSMPTPAQAASSVQAASSMPTPAPTVVPVHATTSEKFSFMPTPTLSHQTMAGPQSINLQTMASPSNLAEEEDVDADEDEAVGQETITPLVPTIDENGKVIIKPSGTGLVPAKEVAGAINYAIRKQFYKPIHHWSALDPDTKADWFKLFGEKVSWDPFDHAFVYSAFEKKGRKRLNDMLGKARRKGTRPSWIGDDAWVELQTYWKKTEFLAVSSQNKTNRASARGGAVHTTGRKAHIDVALQLSRELQRDLRPDELFLKTHKRKNGEWVDSRAASTYKTFKEKFDAELQPTEEGNGEVVQVLDEERVNQLWTEAAGGRNRGRVYGAADLAINLKRGSKSFTQQSQTPQHSMFGMSLEAERAARIRAEQIAEAATTQLQEANEAM; the protein is encoded by the exons ATGACTAAAAGAGGTGGAAAAGCTAAGGTATTAGCACCAGGAAAACTTCAAGAAGAACGAAATCGCATAATTAACAAGAAGCATATCGTTAGGAAACCTGCTCAAACAACATTGTCTATGCAGGATGCATCATCGGCACCAACACCAGCTCAGGCAGCACCGTCCGTGCAGGTTGCATCGTCGATGCCGACATCAGCTTCGAAAAAATCATCTGTGCAGGCTGCATCGTCGATGCCAACACCAGCTCAGGAAGCATCGTCCGTGCAGGTTGCATCATCAATGCCAACATCAGCTTCTAAAAAATCGTGTGTGCAGGCTGCATCGTTGATGCCAACACCAGCTCAGGCAGCATCGTCCGTGCAGGCTGCATCGTCGATGCCAACACCAGCTCAGGCAGCATCGTCTGTGCAGGCTGCATCGTCGATGCCAACACCAGCTCCAACTGTAGTACCTGTTCATGCCACTACCTCTGAGAAATTCAGTTTTATGCCTACTCCAACTTTAAGCCATCAAACAATGGCTGGCCCTCAAAGTATAAACCTTCAAACAATGGCTAGCCCTTCAAATTTGGCAGAGGAGGAAGATGTGGATGCTGATGAGGATGAGGCGGTGGGTCAAGAAACTATTACCCCTCTTGTGCCAACAATAGATGAGAATGGGAAAGTTATTATAAAACCATCTGGTACTGG GCTAGTTCCTGCCAAAGAAGTTGCTGGTGCCATTAATTATGCGATACGCAAACAATTTTATAAACCTATACATCATTGGTCTGCACTCGATCCTGATACGAAAGCTGATTGGTTTAAGTTGTTTGGA gAGAAGGTTTCGTGGGATCCTTTCGATCATGCATTTGTCTATAGCGCATTtgaaaaaaaaggaagaaaacGATTAAACGACATGTTGGGGAAGGCGAGGAGAAAAGGGACTCGACCTTCATGGATTGGTGATGATGCTTGGGTTGAACTTCAAACTTATTGGAAAAAGACCGAGTTTTTGGCTGTGTCTTCTCAAAACAAGACCAATCGAGCTTCCGCAAGAGGCGGAGCAGTCCACACCACAGGCCGTAAGGCTCATATTGATGTTGCACTTCAACTT TCACGTGAACTTCAAAGGGATCTGCGTCCCGATGAGTTATTTTTAAAAACACACAAGAGGAAAAATGGTGAATGGGTTGACAGTCGTGCTGCATCTACTTAT AAGACTTTTAAAGAGAAGTTTGATGCAGAACTTCAGCCAACTGAAGAAGGGAATGGAGAGGTTGTTCAAGTGTTAGATGAAGAGCGTGTAAATCAGCTATGGACAGAGGCTGCTGGGGGCCGTAACCGTGGTCGGGTTTATGGCGCTGCAGATTTAGCTATTAATCTAAAACGTGGATCAAAAAGTTTTACCCAACAATCTCAAACTCCTCAACATTCTATGTTTGGGATGTCATTAGAAGCTGAAAGAGCAGCTAGAATTAGAGCTGAACAAATTGCCGAGGCTGCAACGACCCAATTACAAGAGGCTAACGAAGCAATGTGA